The following are from one region of the Arachis duranensis cultivar V14167 chromosome 10, aradu.V14167.gnm2.J7QH, whole genome shotgun sequence genome:
- the LOC110276955 gene encoding uncharacterized protein LOC110276955: MGGLFFLYGQGGCGKTFLWSTISCSIRFKGGIILNVVSSRIAALLLSNGRTAHSRFKISLVINEDSLCSIKQESPLARLISKAKLITWDEAPMISKYCYEALDKCLRDILRCLYSYNAHLPFGALDDLIDFVYPDMLSNLSVENYFNDRAILAPTLDCVADVNNKMTTGLPGQERVYLSSDSVCAEEENIEFELDAFSPEILNGINCSGLPPHKLVMKVGAPVMLLRNIDQTNGLSNGTRMQVRRMGNHVIECKTLTSNKAGSIVLIPRLNLIPNNETLPVRFQRRQFPIIMSFAMGINNSQGQTLSKVRIYLPRPVFTHGQLYVTLSRVTSKDGLRVLLQDHGHLEDNCTMNVLYREVFESL; encoded by the exons ATGGGTGGACTTTTCTTCTTATACGGTCAAGGTGGTTGTGGAAAAACATTCTTATGGTCAACTATATCATGCTCAATTAGGTTTAAAGGAggtataattttaaatgttgtTTCGAGTAGGATTGCTGCACTTTTGTTGTCTAATGGAAGAACTGCACATTCAAGGTTTAAAATTTCTTTGGTCATAAATGAGGATTCTTTGTGTAGCATTAAACAGGAAAGTCCTCTTGCAAGGTTAATATCCAAGGCCAAATTAATCACATGGGATGAAGCTCCAATGATAAGTAAATATTGTTACGAAGCTTTAGACAAATGCCTCAGAGACATCTTAAGGTGCTTATATTCGTATAATGCTCATTTGCCATTTGGAG CTTTGGATGACCTCATTGATTTCGTGTATCCAGATATGTTATCCAATTTATCCGTTGAAAATTATTTCAATGATAGAGCAATTCTTGCACCAACTTTGGATTGTGTCGCTGATGTCAACAACAAGATGACTACAGGGTTACCTGGACAAGAAAGAGTCTACTTAAGTTCAGACTCTGTGTGTGCTGAAGAGGAAAATATAGAATTTGAGTTAGATGCTTTCTCGCCGGAGATTCTAAATGGAATAAATTGTTCAGGTCTACCACCACACAAGTTGGTTATGAAGGTTGGCGCTCCTGTTATGTTGCTGCGGAATATAGACCAAACTAATGGTTTGTCTAATGGAACGAGGATGCAAGTTAGAAGAATGGGAAATCATGTGATAGAATGCAAGACTTTAACTAGTAACAAAGCTGGAAGTATTGTTCTTATCCCAAGACTGAATCTAATTCCAAATAATGAAACATTGCCGGTCAGGTTTCAAAGAAGACAATTCCCAATTATCATGTCATTTGCAATGGGAATAAATAATTCCCAGGGACAAACTCTATCGAAAGTTAGAATTTACCTTCCAAGGCCAGTTTTCACCCATGGTCAATTGTATGTTACGTTATCAAGGGTAACGAGTAAAGATGGTCTGCGAGTGCTGTTGCAAGATCATGGACACTTGGAAGATAACTGCACGATGAATGTGTTATATAGAGAAGTTTTTGAGAGCCTATAA